The stretch of DNA GCGGCTGGCCCGCGAACAGGGCGACGAGCTCGCCGTGACGTGGAAGCACCGCGACGAGCGGTACGCCGAGAAGCTCGCGACCCCGGACGTCTCCGTCGGGGACCTGATCGGGGACGTCGACCCGATCAAGGTCGCCGAGGGCCGCGTGCTCGGAGACCCGGAGACGGTGCACTACGGGCTGGTGCCGCGCACCAACCGGGGGGTCGTGGCGATCAACGAGCTGCCCGACCTCGCGGAGCGGATCCAGGTCGCGTTGCTCAACGTTCTCGAGGAGCGCGACATCCAGGTGCGCGGCTACACGTTGCGTCTTCCGCTCGACGTCATGCTGCTCGCCACCGCCAACCCTGAGGACTACACCAACCGCGGCCGGATCATCACCCCGCTCAAGGACCGCTTCGGTGCTGAGGTGCGCACGCACTACCCGGTCGATCTCGAGGACGAGCTGCACCTGGTCCGCCAGGAGGCGCTGGTCGACTGGGGCGACGATGCCGTCTCGGCGGCGCTGCCCGATCACCTGGTCGAGATCATCGCGCGCTTCACCCGTCACGTCCGCGAGTCGCCCGCCGTGGACCAGCGGTCGGGCGTGTCCGCCCGCTTCGCGGTTGCGGCCGCCGAGACCGTGGCGGCATCCGCCGTACGACGCGCGGTGCTGACCGGCGAGAACCTCGCCGTTGCCCGGGTGGCGGACCTTCCGGCGATCGTGCCCGCGGTCCAGGGCAAGGTCGAGTTCGAGACTTCCGAGGAAGGTCGCGAGGCCGAAGTGCTCGAACACCTGCTCCGGCGCTCGGTGGCTGACACGTTCCGCTCGCGGCTCGGTGGTGTGGACCTCGCGCCGCTCGTGGAGATGTTCGCCGAAGGGACAACCGTCGAGACCGGTGAGCTGGTGCCCGCGACCGACTTGCTGGCCGGGCTCGGGACGGTGCCGGGTCTCGGCCGGATCCTCACGGCCGTCGGCATCGACGAAGGCGCCGAGACACCGGAGCTCGCTGCCGCCGGTCTCGAGTTCGCACTCGAAGGGTTGTACCTCCTGCGCCGGCTGTCCAAGGACTACGTGTCCGACCGCGTCGTCTACGGCTCCCGGTAGGCCCGATGAGCAGCTGCCCTAGCAACGCGAAGCCGGCTCGCTCGGGCGTGCGCGGCTTCCGATCGCTGGCGCCGCCTTCGAAGGCGCGGCAGTGAGCCGGTCCCGGTACGGCGAGTGGCGCGGCGGCGACGATCCGCTCGCTGCGCCGTACGACGTGACCGAGGCGGTCGACGAGCTCGGCGACTCGGTGCTCGAAGGGCTGTCCCCCGCTGAGGCGCTCTCGCAGCTGATGCGGCGCGGGTTGTCCGGTCGCCGAGGCCTCGACGACCTGCTCCGGCAGGTCCGCGAACGCCGGCGGCAGTCGCGCCGCGCGGGGCGCTTGGACGGAACGCTGGAACAGGTTCGCGAGTTGCTCGACCAGGCAATCGAGGCCGAGCGCAGCGCGTTGTTCCCGGACCCCAGCGACGACGCGCGGCTGGCCGAGGCCGAGCTCGACGCGCTGCCCCAGGACACCGCGCGCGCCGTACGCGCGCTGTCGGAATACCCGTGGCGGTCACCCGAGGCCCGTGCGGCGTACGAGCAGATCCAGGACCTGCTCCGGCGCGAGGTGCTCGACAGCCAGTTCCGCGGGATGAAGCAGGCGCTGCAGGGCGGCGACCCCGAGACCCAGCAAAGGGTCAAGGACATGCTGCGCTCGCTCAACGCGATGCTCGAAGCGGACGCCCGCGGCGAGGACACGACGCAGCAGTTCGACCGGTTCATGGAGGAATACGGCGAGTTCTTCCCGGACCAGCCGCAGTCGCTGGAGGAGCTCGTGGACTCCCTCGCGCGGCGGGCAGCGGCCGCGCAGCGGTTGATGAACTCGCTGTCGCCCGAGCAGCAGTCGGAGCTCGCCGAGCTGATGGCCCAGGCGATGCAGGACTCCGGGCTGGCCGGAGAGATGGGCCGGCTCGCAGACCAGCTTCGGGCCCGGCGACCGGAGCTGGACTGGAGCGGCCGCCAGCGGATGCGCGGTGACACGCCACTCGGTCTCGGCGATGCCACCACAGCGCTCGAGGAGGCTGCGGATCTCGACGAGCTCGAGCAGTCGCTCGCCCAGGACTACCCGGGGGCAGCGCTCGACGACGTCGACCCGGAGCTGCTCGAACGCGCGCTCGGCCGCAACGCCGTCGACGACCTCGCCGCCCTGCGACGGATCGAGCGAGAGCTCCAACAGCAGGGCTACCTCCAGCGCTCCGGCGGCGATGTCACGCTGACACCTCGCGGCATGCGCCGGCTCGGCGAGACCGCGCTCGCGCGCATCTTCGCCCGGCTGCACGCCGACGGCCGCGGCGACCACGAAACCCGCGACGCGGGCGCGGCCGGGGACCCGACCGGCGCAACCCGGCAGTGGCAGTTCGGCGACGAGCAGCCCTTCGACGTCGTACGAACCGTCCGCAACGCTGTGTTGCGCGGCGGTGCGGGTACGCCGGTGCGGGTCACTGTCGACGACTTCGAGGTCATCGAGACGGAGCGACGGTCGGGCGCGGCGGTCGCGCTGCTGATCGACCTGTCCTACTCGATGGCGCTGCGCGGCACGTGGGCAGCAGCGAAGTCCACCGCGCTCGCACTGCACACGCTGGTGTCGACGAAGTACCCGCAAGATGCGATCGAGGTCGTGGGCTTTTCCCGATACGCGCGCGTGCTGAAGCCGGCCGACCTGCCGACCCTGTCCTGGGACATGGTGCAGGGCACCAACCTCCAGCACGCGCTGATGCTCGCCTCGCGCCATCTGTCGCGGCACCCGGACTGCGAGCCGGTCGTCATGGTGGTGACCGACGGCGAGCCGACGGCGCACCTCATGCCGGACGGGGACGCATGGTTCGACTGGCCCACGCACCCGGAGACCACGGCCGCGACGATGGCCGAGGTAGAACGGATCACCCGGCGCGGTGCGACGATCAACGTCTTCATGCTGGACGACGAGCCTGGCCTGGTTCGCTTCGTCGAGGCGATGGCCGCACGCAACGGCGGCCGGGTCTTCACCGCCGACGGTGAGCGGCTCGGCGACTACGTGGTGAGTGACTATCTGCGCGCGCGGCGCGGCCGGCGGCCGGCCCGCTCGGCCTAACCCGCCGCTTCATCGACCGCGCCTTCGTTCCGTGATCAAGATCACGGCGGGCGTTCGGGGCGCCGCAGGGCAGGATCGAGGGGTGAGCCGGACCGACCCGCAGTCGCAGCGCCCTGCGACCGCGGCGAAACCCCCGCTGCCGCGGGAGGTCCGGATCCTGGTCGCGGTTGCCTTCTTCGTCGCCCTCGGGTTCGGGATCGTGGCACCCGCCCTGCCGGTCTTCGCGCGCGACTTCGGCGTCGGCCGCGCCGCCGCGGGCGCGGTGATCAGCACCTTCGCGTTCCTGCGGATCGCCTTCGCGCTGCCGGCCGGCCGCCTGGTCGACCGGCTCGGCGAGCGCATCGTGCTCGCGACCGGCATCGCCATCGTCGCCGTGAGCAGCCTGCTCGCCGGTCTCGCGAACAGCTACGCCGAGCTGATCGCGTTGCGCGGGTTCGGCGGCGTCGGCTCGGCGATGTTCTCGATCAGCGCGATGAGCCTGCTGGTCCGCATGGTCCCGGCCGGCCAACGCGGCCGCGCGATGGGTTTCTGGCAAGGCGGTTTCCTGCTCGGCGGCATCACCGGCCCGGTGCTCGGCGGTGTTGTGACCGGGGTCTCGATCCGTCTCCCCTTCTTCCTGTACGCCGGAACCCTGGCGGTGGCCGGCACGGTCGCGATCGTTGCGCTGCGCGCGACGCCGCTGGCCGACCGGGCGGATGCATCCGCGACCGCTCACACCTCACTCGCAACGGCGCTGCGTGATCCCGCCTATCGCGCTGCCATCGCCGCAAACTTCGCGGACTCCTGGGGTGCGGTGGGCGTGCGGTCCGCGCTGATCCCGCTGTTCGTATCGGACGTCCTGCACAAGCCGGTGATCTGGACCGGGTTCGGCTTCCTTGTCGTCTCGGCGGTCAACGGCGCGATGCTGCTGCCCGCCGCCCACTACGCGGATCGGTTCGGCCGCAAACCTGTGCTCCTGACCGGCTGCCTCGGCAGCGGGGTCGGCATCGCGGTGCTGGCGATCTGGCCGGACCTCACCGGCTACTTCGTCGGGCTGGCGTTGCTGGGCTTCGGCTCGGGTCTGCTCGACGTCGCGCCGGGTGCAGTCGTCGGCGACGTCGTCGAAGGTCGCGGCGGTCCGGTGTTCGCGGCGTACTCGATGTCTTCCGATCTCGGCACGGTCATCGGGCCGGTCGCAGCCGGCCGGCTCGCGGACGCCTCCTACTCCGACGCGTTCGGCGTCACCGCCGGCATTCTCGGCATCGCGGCTGTTTTTGCTGCCCTCGCACCGGAGACCCTGCACCGCTCGGCCGCGCGGTCGTCGCAACCGGTGCCGAGCCCGCTGCCCGACAATGCGACTTCGGCGACCACGACCACGTGAGACACGCCATCATGGCCGCGTGACCGCAGCACCTGTCCCGACCGCGCGGCGCGCATGCGCCGTCCTCGTCGCGCTGACGCTTGCCGCCTCGGGCCTGGTGCTCGGCGCCCGAACCAGCGCCCACGCGAACGACGACACGCCCCCCGGCGACCCCACGATCTCGTCGAACAACCTCCGCGACGGATGGGACGCCGACGAGCCGGACCTGCTGCCCGCGAACGTCACGGCGAGCGACTTCGGGCCGCTGTTCACCACTCCGGTCGACGGTCAGGTCTACGCACAGCCGCTCGTGGTGAAGCAGTCCGACGACTCGACCGGCACCCTCATCATCGCGACGGAGGACGACTACGTCTACGGCATGAACCCGGTCAGTGGCGCCATCGAGTGGACCGACCACCT from Mycobacteriales bacterium encodes:
- a CDS encoding sigma 54-interacting transcriptional regulator, with the protein product MSPVTPPPAPSTVRDLRESGHVGKTVKSEIRDNLLARLAEGADRFPGIIGFDDTVLPQIERAILAGHDVVLLGERGQGKTRLIRTLVQLLDEWTPIVAGCEINDHPYYPVCTRCRRLAREQGDELAVTWKHRDERYAEKLATPDVSVGDLIGDVDPIKVAEGRVLGDPETVHYGLVPRTNRGVVAINELPDLAERIQVALLNVLEERDIQVRGYTLRLPLDVMLLATANPEDYTNRGRIITPLKDRFGAEVRTHYPVDLEDELHLVRQEALVDWGDDAVSAALPDHLVEIIARFTRHVRESPAVDQRSGVSARFAVAAAETVAASAVRRAVLTGENLAVARVADLPAIVPAVQGKVEFETSEEGREAEVLEHLLRRSVADTFRSRLGGVDLAPLVEMFAEGTTVETGELVPATDLLAGLGTVPGLGRILTAVGIDEGAETPELAAAGLEFALEGLYLLRRLSKDYVSDRVVYGSR
- a CDS encoding MFS transporter, yielding MSRTDPQSQRPATAAKPPLPREVRILVAVAFFVALGFGIVAPALPVFARDFGVGRAAAGAVISTFAFLRIAFALPAGRLVDRLGERIVLATGIAIVAVSSLLAGLANSYAELIALRGFGGVGSAMFSISAMSLLVRMVPAGQRGRAMGFWQGGFLLGGITGPVLGGVVTGVSIRLPFFLYAGTLAVAGTVAIVALRATPLADRADASATAHTSLATALRDPAYRAAIAANFADSWGAVGVRSALIPLFVSDVLHKPVIWTGFGFLVVSAVNGAMLLPAAHYADRFGRKPVLLTGCLGSGVGIAVLAIWPDLTGYFVGLALLGFGSGLLDVAPGAVVGDVVEGRGGPVFAAYSMSSDLGTVIGPVAAGRLADASYSDAFGVTAGILGIAAVFAALAPETLHRSAARSSQPVPSPLPDNATSATTTT